The following proteins are co-located in the Acinetobacter sp. NCu2D-2 genome:
- a CDS encoding cation:proton antiporter, with product MGSFFFLQVLTVVFSLSIATTMFNKRVLGFPQAIGVPIVSAIFVFILQWGASLLHGNPFFNINITNIEKAVRTIDFYDFLINGVICFILTSSALKFKVSDLRNHWRPIGILASVALVFCAVFFGLILYGYQFLIGKHVDLLVLLLLGAALGATDPIGIKGVLSSVRAPHHLIVKLEGESLFNDAMCIALFMTLFNVLQGENFTVIGVLQTLLYEIVVAVLIGLVFGFAILRILRGKHEMESLILTTALLACGSYLVALLAHASAPIACVIGGLIVGNKWKEILARSDIEDVNHFWHTVEGIINSFLFTLIGLELFILDLSTSLVLGGIVAFIILHAARFAANHLSFALFPSMRKKSYNGSLTILSWGGVRGGISLALILAVANIPELEEYSSILIGYTFIVVLLSGVVCGLGLPAVMNAFYYNPNEETQGFKGWYQRMCHKMNRKKFQYLVGEDAHGNEIITVYKPENLIDEKAEDGVAALHNPEKVKEVKRLENPDNF from the coding sequence ATGGGAAGTTTCTTTTTCCTCCAAGTATTGACAGTGGTCTTTTCGCTTTCAATTGCAACCACCATGTTTAACAAGCGTGTCCTTGGTTTCCCGCAAGCCATTGGTGTGCCGATTGTTTCTGCAATTTTTGTCTTTATTTTACAGTGGGGCGCAAGTCTCCTGCATGGTAATCCATTCTTTAATATTAATATTACTAATATTGAAAAAGCAGTACGAACCATTGATTTTTATGATTTTTTAATTAATGGCGTAATCTGTTTCATTTTGACCTCTTCAGCTCTGAAATTTAAGGTTTCGGATTTAAGAAACCACTGGAGACCGATTGGTATCTTGGCTAGTGTAGCGTTGGTCTTTTGTGCGGTTTTCTTTGGACTGATTCTATATGGTTACCAATTCCTGATTGGTAAACATGTTGATTTGTTGGTGCTGCTATTATTGGGTGCTGCATTAGGGGCAACGGATCCGATTGGGATTAAAGGCGTACTCAGTTCCGTGCGTGCACCTCATCATTTAATCGTCAAGCTTGAAGGTGAATCACTCTTTAACGATGCCATGTGTATTGCATTGTTCATGACCTTGTTTAATGTCTTGCAAGGCGAGAATTTTACCGTCATCGGGGTGTTACAAACCTTACTTTATGAAATTGTCGTTGCAGTATTGATTGGTTTGGTATTCGGTTTTGCCATTCTAAGAATTTTGCGTGGCAAACATGAAATGGAATCGTTGATTCTCACGACTGCTTTATTGGCTTGTGGTTCTTATTTAGTCGCGTTACTTGCTCATGCCTCTGCACCGATTGCATGTGTGATTGGTGGTTTGATTGTCGGTAACAAATGGAAAGAAATTCTTGCTCGTTCTGATATTGAAGATGTGAATCATTTCTGGCATACCGTCGAAGGTATTATTAATTCCTTCTTGTTCACCCTCATTGGGCTTGAACTGTTTATTTTAGATTTAAGTACGAGCTTGGTTCTAGGAGGTATTGTTGCCTTTATTATTTTGCATGCTGCTCGCTTCGCTGCCAATCATTTGTCGTTTGCATTATTCCCAAGTATGCGCAAGAAAAGCTATAACGGCAGTTTGACCATCCTGTCATGGGGTGGGGTGCGCGGTGGGATTTCATTGGCACTCATTTTAGCGGTCGCCAATATTCCTGAACTTGAGGAATACAGCAGTATCTTGATCGGCTATACCTTTATTGTGGTGCTACTTTCGGGTGTTGTCTGTGGTTTGGGGCTACCTGCAGTAATGAATGCCTTTTACTACAATCCCAATGAAGAAACACAAGGTTTCAAAGGGTGGTACCAACGGATGTGCCATAAGATGAACCGTAAGAAGTTCCAATATCTAGTCGGTGAAGATGCTCACGGAAATGAAATTATTACCGTTTATAAGCCTGAGAATCTGATTGATGAAAAAGCTGAAGATGGTGTTGCAGCATTGCATAATCCTGAGAAGGTGAAAGAAGTTAAACGTCTTGAAAACCCAGATAACTTCTAA
- a CDS encoding MGMT family protein, which yields MLTATEEMAQMILETVQHIPYGKVASYGQIACLAGLPRHARLVGKTLSQLETESSIPWHRVINASGKITHTRANEWGDNIQALKLKDEGILVVNLKVNLKQFLWDGYAV from the coding sequence ATGCTGACTGCGACAGAAGAAATGGCACAGATGATCTTAGAAACTGTGCAGCATATTCCATATGGTAAAGTTGCCAGTTATGGGCAGATTGCTTGCTTGGCGGGTTTGCCGCGTCATGCACGGTTAGTGGGGAAGACCTTGAGTCAACTTGAAACAGAGAGCAGTATTCCTTGGCATCGCGTTATTAATGCTTCAGGTAAAATTACGCATACTCGTGCCAATGAATGGGGTGATAATATTCAAGCACTGAAACTAAAAGATGAAGGTATATTGGTGGTAAATTTAAAAGTAAATCTCAAACAATTTCTTTGGGATGGTTATGCCGTTTAA
- a CDS encoding NAD+ synthase, which produces MKSFKIALAQFSPHVGNIDANTQKMIEQANQAKKDNADIIIFPELSTIGYPAEDLLIRPSVTKRTEQAFKQLSEVKDILMVFGFVNVTEDGQRFNSAAVMKDGQVLGVYNKQTLPNYSVFDEKRYFTEGHQHLVFEYLGHKFGVLICEDVWSLTTVQQLAQLNVDTALVLNSSPYEVGKPQHRIDTMSALAKQLNINLVYCNQVGGQDDLVFDGTSFVLNKSGEIALQAPSFKEDQYIVEFNPEQQEYSKGNITPVLETMAEIYQSLVVATRDYVQRSGFPGVILGLSGGIDSALTLAIAVDAIGADKVQAVMMPYTYTAQISVEDAAAQAKALGVTFGIAEINPIVNGFMQTLFPFFGDAPADSTEENLQARSRGTLLMALSNKFGNLVLSTGNKSELSVGYCTLYGDMVGGFAVLKDVYKTIVFELAKYRNSISETPVIPERVITRPPSAELRPDQTDQDSLPAYDVLDAILYAYIEEDMSQDDIIAKGFDAEVVKKVIRLVDFNEYKRRQGAIGPRISSRAFSRERRYPIVNGWKAGL; this is translated from the coding sequence TTGCTCAATTCTCTCCACATGTGGGCAATATAGACGCAAATACCCAAAAAATGATTGAACAAGCCAATCAGGCTAAAAAAGATAACGCTGACATTATTATCTTCCCTGAACTTTCAACCATTGGTTATCCTGCTGAAGATTTATTGATTCGCCCAAGCGTAACCAAACGTACTGAACAGGCATTCAAACAACTTTCTGAAGTGAAAGATATTTTGATGGTGTTTGGCTTTGTGAATGTGACTGAAGACGGTCAACGCTTTAACTCAGCAGCTGTGATGAAAGATGGTCAAGTCTTAGGTGTATATAACAAGCAGACTTTGCCAAACTACAGCGTGTTCGATGAAAAACGTTACTTCACTGAAGGTCACCAACATTTAGTCTTTGAATATCTTGGACATAAATTTGGTGTACTAATTTGTGAAGATGTTTGGTCACTGACTACTGTTCAACAGTTGGCTCAATTAAATGTCGATACTGCTTTGGTACTTAATTCATCTCCGTATGAAGTAGGTAAACCTCAGCACCGTATTGACACCATGTCAGCTTTGGCAAAACAGCTCAACATCAATTTGGTTTACTGTAACCAAGTGGGTGGACAGGATGACCTTGTCTTTGACGGTACAAGTTTTGTATTGAACAAGTCTGGTGAAATCGCTTTACAAGCACCAAGCTTCAAAGAAGATCAGTACATTGTTGAATTTAACCCTGAACAACAAGAGTATAGCAAAGGCAACATCACGCCTGTACTCGAAACGATGGCTGAGATTTATCAAAGCCTTGTGGTTGCAACACGTGACTATGTACAACGCTCAGGTTTCCCTGGTGTGATTCTTGGCTTATCAGGCGGTATCGATTCAGCATTAACACTTGCCATTGCGGTTGATGCAATTGGTGCAGATAAAGTTCAGGCAGTCATGATGCCATACACCTACACAGCACAAATTAGTGTTGAAGATGCAGCAGCTCAAGCAAAAGCACTTGGTGTGACCTTTGGTATTGCAGAAATCAATCCGATTGTGAATGGCTTCATGCAAACCCTGTTCCCATTCTTCGGTGATGCGCCAGCTGACTCAACTGAAGAAAACTTACAGGCACGTTCACGTGGTACTTTGTTGATGGCGTTATCGAATAAATTCGGTAATTTAGTGCTTTCAACAGGTAACAAGTCTGAACTTTCTGTCGGTTACTGCACACTCTATGGTGATATGGTCGGTGGTTTTGCTGTACTTAAAGATGTTTATAAAACCATTGTATTTGAACTTGCAAAATACCGTAATAGCATTTCTGAGACACCTGTAATTCCTGAACGTGTCATTACTCGCCCACCTTCAGCTGAACTTCGTCCAGATCAAACTGACCAAGACTCATTACCTGCTTACGATGTACTTGATGCAATTCTTTATGCATATATTGAAGAAGATATGAGTCAAGACGACATTATTGCCAAAGGCTTCGACGCTGAAGTTGTGAAAAAGGTAATTCGTTTGGTCGACTTTAATGAATATAAACGTCGTCAAGGTGCGATTGGTCCTCGCATCAGTTCACGTGCCTTTAGCCGTGAACGTCGCTATCCAATCGTAAATGGTTGGAAAGCAGGTCTCTAA